From a single Oreochromis niloticus isolate F11D_XX linkage group LG3, O_niloticus_UMD_NMBU, whole genome shotgun sequence genomic region:
- the LOC100711901 gene encoding H-2 class II histocompatibility antigen, E-S beta chain has protein sequence MDSSFLCFSLFFIILCRADGYEYYTSSRCLFNSTELRDIEYIRSYYYNRIEYVRFSSSLGMFVGYTEYGVKEADQWNNDPGQLAAMRAQKEIYCTPNIDLWYRSVLTKYVKPFVRLHWTKPPVDHHPAILACSIYDFYPKYIKVTWLRNGQRVTSNTTTTEELPDADWFYQIHSYLEYTPKSGEKISCMVEHASLDLPLVTDWVPSMSESKKLMIIGAFGLILGLLFFLAGVIYTKMCSRDGYTSLAHKSNVKQPGGWSKDAAALSLWRPQKEKFFKSVMPLIGVHAMAPSGGHHPAMLLCKVYDFYPKKVASAKAIAAADLLEKTLPDELESRTDAGSQ, from the exons ATGGATTCatcttttctctgcttcagcCTCTTCTTCATCATCCTCTGCAGAGCAG ATGGATACGAGTATTACACTTCATCCCGCTGCCTGTTTAACTCCACTGAGCTGCGGGACATAGAGTACATCAGATCTTACTATTACAACAGGATAGAGTATGTCAGGTTTAGCAGCAGTCTGGGGATGTTTGTTGGATACACTGAGTACGGTGTGAAGGAGGCAGACCAATGGAACAATGATCCTGGACAACTCGCTGCAATGAGAGCTCAGAAGGAGATATACTGCACACCAAACATTGACCTCTGGTACCGAAGTGTTCTGACAAAATACG TGAAACCATTTGTCAGACTTCACTGGACGAAGCCCCCTGTTGATCATCATCCTGCCATATTGGCTTGCAGCATCTACGACTTCTACCCCAAATATATCAAAGTGACCTGGTTGAGAAACGGACAGAGAGTAACCTccaacacaacaacaactgaAGAGCTTCCAGATGCTGATTGGTTCTACCAGATCCATTCCTATTTGGAGTACACACCCAA GTCTGGAGAGAAGATCTCCTGTATGGTGGAGCACGCCAGCCTGGACCTACCTCTCGTTACTGACTGGG tcccgtCCATGTCTGAATCCAAGAAATTGATGATCATTGGAGCCTTTGGGCTGATCCTGGGTCTGCTCTTTTTCCTGGCTGGAGTCATCTACACAAAGATGTGCAGCAGAG ATGGATATACATCTTTGGCTCACAAGTCCAATGTGAAGCAGCCAGGGGGCTGGAGCAAAGATGCTGCAGCTCTGAGCTTGTGGAGACCTCAGAAGGAGAAGTTCTTCAAGTCAG TGATGCCGCTGATTGGTGTTCATGCCATGGCGCCCTCTGGTGGTCATCATCCTGCCATGCTGCTCTGCAAAGTCTACGACTTCTACCCCAAAAAGGTCGCTTCTGCTAAAGCGATAGCAGCAGCTGATTTGCTTGAGAAGACTTTACCAGATGAGCTGGAGTCCAG GACTGATGCTGGTTCCCAGTAG
- the LOC100697318 gene encoding RLA class II histocompatibility antigen, DP alpha-1 chain, with the protein MTIKMKVWVLLLVLSSVLCVSADGLHETNSISGCSDTDGEDVLILDDEVVWYADFNKHTGVDSLPAFADHPHWQEGMYEEAVANQQICRQNLKMARSAMKDFPKERDAPDSVEIYTIVNVEIGVQNTLICHVTGFYPAPVNVTWNKNTKKVVEGTSITVPLSNKDGTFSQTSKLDFVPKGGDVYVCIVEHVSLTAPLTKIYEVDDVEPILGPAIFCGVGLTVGVLGVAAGIYLFIRGRK; encoded by the exons ATGACGATAAAGATGAAGGTGTGGGTGCTGCTCCTCGTCCTCTCTTCGGtcctctgtgtctctgctgaTG GTCTCCACGAGACAAACTCCATCAGCGGCTGTTCAGACACTGATGGAGAGGATGTGCTGATCCTGGATGATGAGGTGGTCTGGTACGCAGACTTCAACAAACACACAGGTGTTGATTCTCTGCCAGCCTTTGCAGATCATCCACACTGGCAGGAAGGAATGTATGAAGAAGCTGTGGCTAATCAACAGATCTGCAGACAAAACCTGAAGATGGCTCGTTCAGCTATGAAGGACTTTCCTAAAGAACGCG ATGCTCCTGACAGTGTGGAAATCTACACTATAGTAAATGTGGAGATTGGAGTCCAGAACACTCTGATCTGTCATGTGACTGGTTTCTATCCTGCTCCTGTTAACGTCACCTGGAACAAGAACACAAAGAAAGTGGTTGAAGGGACCAGCATCACTGTTCCCTTATCCAACAAGGATGGTACCTTCAGCCAGACGTCCAAACTGGACTTTGTTCCCAAGGGAGGAGATGTGTACGTCTGCATAGTGGAACATGTGTCCTTGACCGCACCACTTACCAAAATCTATG AGGTGGACGACGTTGAACCCATTCTGGGACCTGCAATATTTTGTGGAGTGGGTCTGACTGTCGGTGTCCTCGGCGTGGCAGCAGGAATCTACCTCTTCATCAGAGGAAGAAAGTGA